One window of the Onthophagus taurus isolate NC unplaced genomic scaffold, IU_Otau_3.0 ScKx7SY_16, whole genome shotgun sequence genome contains the following:
- the LOC111417050 gene encoding mitochondrial import inner membrane translocase subunit TIM16-like gives MAKYIAQLIVAGSQVIGRAFARAVKEEIAASQDAAKRLGNNKTRAERLNNTKTGLSLEEAKQILNIDKLDVEEINKRYDHLFKVNDKGSGGSFYIQSKIVRAKERIDMEFNATKASEDPPKV, from the coding sequence ATGGCGAAATATATAGCTCAATTAATAGTAGCGGGTTCGCAAGTGATAGGTAGAGCGTTCGCTAGGGCCGTAAAAGAGGAAATAGCCGCATCGCAAGACGCCGCAAAGAGGTTaggtaataataaaacgaGAGCCGAACGACTAAACAACACGAAAACGGGGCTTTCGCTCGAAGAGGccaaacaaattttgaatattgatAAATTGGATGTGGAGGAAATTAATAAACGTTACGATCACCTATTTAAAGTTAACGATAAAGGAAGTGGGGGATCGTTTTATATACAATCGAAAATCGTGAGAGCCAAAGAACGAATCGATATGGAATTTAACGCGACGAAAGCATCGGAAGATCCGCCTAAAGtgtaa
- the LOC111417049 gene encoding CDGSH iron-sulfur domain-containing protein 3, mitochondrial produces the protein MVLRSIITQRVLINILRTQKVNFSNEANIPKNVLTGVISADKQPENGIVYDKKPFKMRLETEKKYSWCLCGRSKNQPLCDGTHKIPQLKIKQKPIRFQVEKTKDYWLCNCKQTNNRPFCDGTHKTKAVQEATSTIK, from the exons atggtTTTACGAAGTATCATTACCCAAAGGGTCTTAATTAACATCCTTAGAACACAAAAA gttaacttcTCAAACGAAGCTAATATTCCCAAAAACGTTTTAACCGGGGTTATTTCCGCCGATAAACAACCAGAAAATGGGATAGTTTATGACAAAAAACCTTTTAAAATGCGTTTAGAAACTG AAAAGAAATATTCGTGGTGTTTGTGTGGGAGGTCGAAGAATCAGCCTTTATGCGATGGGACCCATAAGATTCCccaattaaaaatcaaacaaaa gCCGATTCGGTTCCAAGTTGAAAAAACGAAAGATTATTGGTTGTGTAATTGTAAACAAACTAATAATAGACCGTTTTGTGATGGGACGCACAAAACGAAGGCTGTTCAAGAAGCTACATCGAcaataaaatga
- the LOC111417046 gene encoding sperm-associated antigen 6-like, with product MTSRSILQVFDQYQKARIAFVQTVADLAIRPQNVEILNQARVIDLLRPLISDICMQIQQCAIIALGRLVNHDPKIAQQILNQDFLPVLIHDLDKQNKYHKKAVLFVLRSLCKHDANMAMAVVTSGGLEALIICLEDFEPMVKENAAWALGYIARGSPSLAQSVVDTGALPLLVLCLQEPEITLKQIGASSLSDIAKHSIELAQSVVDAGAVPHFAKNLNNPDEKLKKQVLHGLSCIAKHSNDLAEVVVEAEIFPNVLIHMAHACPAVRKNAACLVRDVVKHSLELTQLVVNTGGIGAVIEYMAQSLEESKVPCITACGYISGHSDLLAMSVIGCQGVIQLKTILDESEDDATLCVTAWALGQIGKHSPEHSKAVAAAGVFPKLLSLYLAYNSSEDLKYKCKVALKQCLQKCLMLSALEPLLNDCPKNILKYVLGQFSKVLPNDAKARRLFVTSGGLSKVQEIDAEPGSTLLEYITIINSCFPEEIVRYYSPGYPDTLLEKVEQYSPQMMTILRETDVKNTDAQTHDTPTQDTSNNSQEMNLVESQSLLF from the exons ATGACCTCGAGGTCGATTTTGCAAGTTTTCGATCAATACCAAAAGGCTCGCATTGCTTTTGTACAAACGGTGGCGGATTTGGCGATTCGGCCTCAAAAcgttgaaattttaaatcaggCTCGGGTTATAG atttactTCGGCCGTTAATCTCGGATATTTGCATGCAAATCCAGCAATGCGCAATTATAGCTTTGGGGCGGTTAGTTAATCATGACCCGAAAATCGCCCAACAGATTTTAAACCAAGATTTTTTGCCGGTTTTAATCCACGATCTTGACAAACAAAAT aaataccaCAAAAAGGCTGTTCTTTTTGTGTTACGCTCGCTTTGCAAACATGACGCAAATATGGCTATGGCTGTGGTTACTTCTGGAGGTCTTGAGGcgttaataatttgtttggAGGATTTTGAGCCTATGGTGAAAGAAAACGCAGCTTGGGCGTTGGGTTACATTGCAAGGGGCAGTCCGAGTTTAGCCCAAAGCGTCGTCGACACAGGGGCTTTACCATTATTGGTGCTTTGCCTCCAAGAGCCAGAGATAACCTTGAAGCAAATTGGGGCGAGTTCTCTCTCTGATATTGCAAAGCACTCAATTGAGCTTGCGCAAAGTGTCGTTGATGCAGGGGCGGTACCCcattttgctaaaaatttaaataatcctgatgagaaattaaaaaaacaagtaTTGCATGGATTAA gttgTATTGCAAAGCATTCGAATGATTTAGCAGAAGTTGTAGTTGAAGCAGAGATTTTCCCAAACGTtttaattcatatggcgcatgctTGCCCGGCTGTAAGAAAAAACGCAGCTTGTTTAGTGCGAGATGTTGTAAAGCACTCGTTGGAGCTAACCCAATTGGTGGTCAACACCGGGGGAATTGGAGCTGTTATTGAGTACATGGCCCAAAGCCTCGAGGAGTCTAAAGTCCCTTGCATCACAGCTTGCGGATACATTTCTg GACATTCTGATCTCTTAGCAATGTCTGTGATTGGTTGTCAAGGTGTCATCcaattaaaaacgattttggaTGAAAGCGAGGATGATGCCACTTTGTGCGTTACGGCTTGGGCTTTGGGGCAAATTGGAAAACATAGCCCGGAGCATTCCAAAGCTGTGGCAGCTGCCGGCGTTTTCCCGAAACTCCTCAGTTTGTATTTAGCTTACAATTCCTCCGAGGATTTAAAGTACAAGTGTAAAGTTGCGTTAAAACAATGCCTACAAAAATGCTTGATGCTTTCCGCTTTGGAACCCCTTCTCAACGATTGCCccaagaacattttaaaatacgtTTTGGGACAATTCAGTAAG gttcTTCCAAATGATGCAAAAGCGCGTAGATTATTTGTAACAAGCGGTGGATTAAGTAAAGTACAAGAAATCGATGCAGAACCCGGCTCAACTTTATTAGAGtacataacaataataaattcatgTTTCCCCGAAGAAATTGTACGATATTATTCCCCCGGATATCCAGATACTTTATTAGAAAAGGTTGAGCAATACTCACCGCAAATGATGACCATTCTACGAGAAACCGACGTCAAAAATACCGATGCGCAAACTCACGATACCCCAACTCAAGACACTTCTAATAATagccaagaaatgaatttggtCGAGAGTCAatctttacttttttaa
- the LOC111417048 gene encoding uncharacterized protein, translating into MHNSDSAGVAELLEVRGKRVTNPTRSNVFSGSGPLRFSLKRLNESPQLLESKSESSISSKHENAEGNVRLNVVNLTSENFACKKIREIREAEDVKALKKLFDSIGNINIDNNKNRGKARLGKVTSIDVDEVYEAFYGRYYNHLREIISRD; encoded by the exons ATGCACAATAGTGATTCGGCGGGCGTCGCTGAACTCCTGGAAGTGCGCGGAAAACGGGTCACCAACCCAACAAGAAGCAACGTTTTCTCGGGTTCGGGGCCCCTTCGATTCTCGTTAAAGAGGTTAAATGAATCGCCGCAATTGTTGGAGTCTAAATCTGAATCGAGTATAAGTTCGAAACATGAAAACGCTGAAGGAAATGTTAG gttaaatgtGGTGAATTTAACAAGCGAGAACTTTGCTTGCAAGAAAATACGTGAGATAAGAGAAGCGGAGGACGTAAAAGCGTTGAAAAAGTTGTTTGATTCGATTGgaaatataaatattgataataataagaatCGAGGGAAAGCGAGGTTAGGAAAAGTGACTTCAATCGATGTTGACGAGGTGTACGAGGCTTTTTACGGGCGGTATTATAATCACCTGCGTGAAATAATCAGTAGGGATTAA